In a single window of the Pseudorca crassidens isolate mPseCra1 chromosome 9, mPseCra1.hap1, whole genome shotgun sequence genome:
- the FADS2 gene encoding acyl-CoA 6-desaturase isoform X1 produces the protein MGKGGNQGEGATEREAPMPAFRWEEIQKHNLRTDQWLVIDRKVYNITEWSHRHPGGHRVIGHYAGEDATDVFLAFHRNLDFVRKFMKPLLIGELAPEEPSQDHSKNSQITEDFRALRKTAEDMNLFKSSHLFFLLYLAHIIVMESIAWFTIFYFGNGWIPTVITAFVLATSQAQAGWLQHDYGHLSVYKKSTWNHIAHKFMIGHLKGASANWWNHRHFQHHAKPNIFHKDPDVNMLHVFVLGKWQPIEYGKKKLKYLPYNHQHEYFFLIGPPLLIPLYFQYQIIMSMIVHRDWVDLAWAISYYARFFITYIPFYGVLGAIIFLNFIRFLESHWFVWVTQMNHIVMEIDQEPYRDWFSSQLVATCNVEQSFFNDWFSGHLNFQIEHHLFPTMPRHNLHKVAPLVRSLCAKHGIEYQQKPLLQALQDIIRSLRQSGQLWLDAYLHK, from the exons ATGGGGAAGGGGGGGAACCAGGGCGAGGGGGCCACCGAGCGCGAGGCGCCGATGCCTGCCTTCCGCTGGGAGGAGATTCAGAAGCACAACCTGCGCACGGACCAGTGGCTCGTCATCGACCGCAAGGTCTACAACATCACCGAATGGTCACACCGGCACCCGGGGGGCCACCGGGTCATCGGGCACTACGCAGGGGAAGATGCTACG GATGTCTTCCTGGCCTTCCATCGCAACCTTGATTTCGTGCGCAAGTTCATGAAGCCCCTGCTGATTGGCGAGCTGGCCCCTGAGGAGCCCAGCCAGGACCACAGCAAGAAT TCCCAGATCACTGAGGACTTCCGGGCGCTGAGGAAGACGGCTGAGGACATGAACCTCTTCAAGAGCAGCCacctgttcttccttctctacctGGCCCACATCATCGTCATGGAGAGCATCGCCTGGTTCACCATCTTTTACTTTGGCAACGGCTGGATTCCAACCGTCATTACGGCCTTCGTCCTCGCTACCTCTCAG GCCCAAGCTGGATGGCTGCAACACGATTACGGCCAcctctctgtttacaagaagtcCACGTGGAACCACATAGCCCACAAGTTCATGATTGGTCACTTAAAG GGTGCTTCTGCCAACTGGTGGAACCATCGCCACTTCCAGCACCACGCCAAGCCCAACATCTTCCACAAGGACCCGGATGTGAACATGCTGCATGTGTTTGTCCTGGGTAAATGGCAGCCCATTGAG TACGGCAAGAAGAAGCTGAAATACCTGCCTTACAACCACCAGCACGAGTACTTCTTCCTGA TTGGGCCACCGCTGCTCATCCCCCTATACTTCCAGTACCAGATCATCATGTCCATGATCGTTCACAGAGACTGGGTG GACCTGGCCTGGGCCATCAGCTACTATGCCCGTTTCTTCATCACATACATCCCTTTTTATGGTGTCCTGGGGGCCATCATTTTCCTCAACTTCATCAG GTTCCTGGAGAGCCACTGGTTTGTGTGGGTCACGCAGATGAACCACATCGTCATGGAGATTGACCAGGAGCCCTACCGTGACTGGTTCAGCAGCCAG CTGGTAGCCACCTGCAACGTGGAGCAGTCCTTCTTCAATGACTGGTTCAGCGGCCACCTCAACTTCCAGATCGAGCACCA CCTCTTCCCCACCATGCCCCGGCACAACCTGCACAAGGTCGCCCCGCTGGTGAGGTCCCTGTGCGCCAAGCATGGCATTGAGTACCAGCAGAAGCCGCTGCTGCAGGCCCTGCAGGACATCATCAG gTCCCTGAGGCAGTCTGGGCAGCTGTGGCTGGACGCCTACCTCCACAAATGA
- the FADS2 gene encoding acyl-CoA 6-desaturase isoform X3, with the protein MKPLLIGELAPEEPSQDHSKNSQITEDFRALRKTAEDMNLFKSSHLFFLLYLAHIIVMESIAWFTIFYFGNGWIPTVITAFVLATSQAQAGWLQHDYGHLSVYKKSTWNHIAHKFMIGHLKGASANWWNHRHFQHHAKPNIFHKDPDVNMLHVFVLGKWQPIEYGKKKLKYLPYNHQHEYFFLIGPPLLIPLYFQYQIIMSMIVHRDWVDLAWAISYYARFFITYIPFYGVLGAIIFLNFIRFLESHWFVWVTQMNHIVMEIDQEPYRDWFSSQLVATCNVEQSFFNDWFSGHLNFQIEHHLFPTMPRHNLHKVAPLVRSLCAKHGIEYQQKPLLQALQDIIRSLRQSGQLWLDAYLHK; encoded by the exons ATGAAGCCCCTGCTGATTGGCGAGCTGGCCCCTGAGGAGCCCAGCCAGGACCACAGCAAGAAT TCCCAGATCACTGAGGACTTCCGGGCGCTGAGGAAGACGGCTGAGGACATGAACCTCTTCAAGAGCAGCCacctgttcttccttctctacctGGCCCACATCATCGTCATGGAGAGCATCGCCTGGTTCACCATCTTTTACTTTGGCAACGGCTGGATTCCAACCGTCATTACGGCCTTCGTCCTCGCTACCTCTCAG GCCCAAGCTGGATGGCTGCAACACGATTACGGCCAcctctctgtttacaagaagtcCACGTGGAACCACATAGCCCACAAGTTCATGATTGGTCACTTAAAG GGTGCTTCTGCCAACTGGTGGAACCATCGCCACTTCCAGCACCACGCCAAGCCCAACATCTTCCACAAGGACCCGGATGTGAACATGCTGCATGTGTTTGTCCTGGGTAAATGGCAGCCCATTGAG TACGGCAAGAAGAAGCTGAAATACCTGCCTTACAACCACCAGCACGAGTACTTCTTCCTGA TTGGGCCACCGCTGCTCATCCCCCTATACTTCCAGTACCAGATCATCATGTCCATGATCGTTCACAGAGACTGGGTG GACCTGGCCTGGGCCATCAGCTACTATGCCCGTTTCTTCATCACATACATCCCTTTTTATGGTGTCCTGGGGGCCATCATTTTCCTCAACTTCATCAG GTTCCTGGAGAGCCACTGGTTTGTGTGGGTCACGCAGATGAACCACATCGTCATGGAGATTGACCAGGAGCCCTACCGTGACTGGTTCAGCAGCCAG CTGGTAGCCACCTGCAACGTGGAGCAGTCCTTCTTCAATGACTGGTTCAGCGGCCACCTCAACTTCCAGATCGAGCACCA CCTCTTCCCCACCATGCCCCGGCACAACCTGCACAAGGTCGCCCCGCTGGTGAGGTCCCTGTGCGCCAAGCATGGCATTGAGTACCAGCAGAAGCCGCTGCTGCAGGCCCTGCAGGACATCATCAG gTCCCTGAGGCAGTCTGGGCAGCTGTGGCTGGACGCCTACCTCCACAAATGA
- the FADS2 gene encoding acyl-CoA 6-desaturase isoform X2: MLRVQPEPGTPQRGRRGPGALTPPAWKMAAPGPRGEERERSQDVFLAFHRNLDFVRKFMKPLLIGELAPEEPSQDHSKNSQITEDFRALRKTAEDMNLFKSSHLFFLLYLAHIIVMESIAWFTIFYFGNGWIPTVITAFVLATSQAQAGWLQHDYGHLSVYKKSTWNHIAHKFMIGHLKGASANWWNHRHFQHHAKPNIFHKDPDVNMLHVFVLGKWQPIEYGKKKLKYLPYNHQHEYFFLIGPPLLIPLYFQYQIIMSMIVHRDWVDLAWAISYYARFFITYIPFYGVLGAIIFLNFIRFLESHWFVWVTQMNHIVMEIDQEPYRDWFSSQLVATCNVEQSFFNDWFSGHLNFQIEHHLFPTMPRHNLHKVAPLVRSLCAKHGIEYQQKPLLQALQDIIRSLRQSGQLWLDAYLHK; encoded by the exons ATGCTACG AGTTCAGCCGGAGCCTGGGACTCCCCAGAGAGGGCGCCGGGGCCCTGGAGCCTTGACGCCCCCAGCGTGGAAGATGGCCGCCCCTGGGCCCCGCGGAGAGGAGCGGGAGAGGAGCCAG GATGTCTTCCTGGCCTTCCATCGCAACCTTGATTTCGTGCGCAAGTTCATGAAGCCCCTGCTGATTGGCGAGCTGGCCCCTGAGGAGCCCAGCCAGGACCACAGCAAGAAT TCCCAGATCACTGAGGACTTCCGGGCGCTGAGGAAGACGGCTGAGGACATGAACCTCTTCAAGAGCAGCCacctgttcttccttctctacctGGCCCACATCATCGTCATGGAGAGCATCGCCTGGTTCACCATCTTTTACTTTGGCAACGGCTGGATTCCAACCGTCATTACGGCCTTCGTCCTCGCTACCTCTCAG GCCCAAGCTGGATGGCTGCAACACGATTACGGCCAcctctctgtttacaagaagtcCACGTGGAACCACATAGCCCACAAGTTCATGATTGGTCACTTAAAG GGTGCTTCTGCCAACTGGTGGAACCATCGCCACTTCCAGCACCACGCCAAGCCCAACATCTTCCACAAGGACCCGGATGTGAACATGCTGCATGTGTTTGTCCTGGGTAAATGGCAGCCCATTGAG TACGGCAAGAAGAAGCTGAAATACCTGCCTTACAACCACCAGCACGAGTACTTCTTCCTGA TTGGGCCACCGCTGCTCATCCCCCTATACTTCCAGTACCAGATCATCATGTCCATGATCGTTCACAGAGACTGGGTG GACCTGGCCTGGGCCATCAGCTACTATGCCCGTTTCTTCATCACATACATCCCTTTTTATGGTGTCCTGGGGGCCATCATTTTCCTCAACTTCATCAG GTTCCTGGAGAGCCACTGGTTTGTGTGGGTCACGCAGATGAACCACATCGTCATGGAGATTGACCAGGAGCCCTACCGTGACTGGTTCAGCAGCCAG CTGGTAGCCACCTGCAACGTGGAGCAGTCCTTCTTCAATGACTGGTTCAGCGGCCACCTCAACTTCCAGATCGAGCACCA CCTCTTCCCCACCATGCCCCGGCACAACCTGCACAAGGTCGCCCCGCTGGTGAGGTCCCTGTGCGCCAAGCATGGCATTGAGTACCAGCAGAAGCCGCTGCTGCAGGCCCTGCAGGACATCATCAG gTCCCTGAGGCAGTCTGGGCAGCTGTGGCTGGACGCCTACCTCCACAAATGA